A window of Micromonospora sp. WMMC415 genomic DNA:
GGCTGCGCCCGTACCCGGCCGAGCCCGACGTGGTCGCCCGGCTGGTGCCGGACGTGCCGCGCCGCCCCACCCCCGCCGAGCAGGCGCTGTACGCGGCCCTCCCCCGCCGGTTCAGCAACCGCGCCCCGTTCTGGCCCGACCCGGTCCCGGCGGACGCGCGGTGGCGCCTCACCGAGGCGGCCCGGGCCGAAGGGTGCTGGCTGGAGCTGCTGGTCGGGGTGAGCGCGGTGAACGCGTTCGCCGAGATCGCCCGCGGCGCGCACCGGGTGCTGGAGCGGGATCCGGCCTACCGGGCCGAGCGGGCGGAGTGGGTCCGTGCCGAGCCCGCCCCCGACGGCGTGCCGAGGTCGGCCGGCGGCCCGCAGGCCGAGCCGCAGGACCTGCTGCCGTCGCGCGGCTTCGGCGGCCGGAACCGCGCCCCCGGGCGCGACTTCGAGCCGGAGCCCCTCGTCGCGGTGCTCGGCTCGACCGGCAACACCGCCGTCGACCAGGTGGTGGCCGGGCAGGCGTTGCAGCGGGTGCTGCTCACCGCCACCGACGCGGG
This region includes:
- a CDS encoding nitroreductase, with protein sequence MDAGYTVEQLRAAATDAVRAPSLHNTQPWRFRLRDGGIEILVDPSRRLPATDPSGWGVRVACGAALFNLRLALTVAGTPATVRLRPYPAEPDVVARLVPDVPRRPTPAEQALYAALPRRFSNRAPFWPDPVPADARWRLTEAARAEGCWLELLVGVSAVNAFAEIARGAHRVLERDPAYRAERAEWVRAEPAPDGVPRSAGGPQAEPQDLLPSRGFGGRNRAPGRDFEPEPLVAVLGSTGNTAVDQVVAGQALQRVLLTATDAGLAASLLSQPIEVPTAREQLRLSLGRFGTPQMVLRIGYGQPGWPTSRRPVDEVLDLPVPRA